ATAAATTTCCCGATTTGGCTTTTTGTTTGGGGGAATACCGCCTACAGGATGCCCGGGAAGGGTTATTGGCCCATCTCAAACGATTCTACGCTGAGAAGAAACATTCTAAGATCTTAGTCTTTTTCGACGGAAAGAAGGACCTGACCTCTGAATGTTATTCGGAAGATTGGGGTGAATTCTCAGTCCATTACAGTCATGAAAAAAAAGCAGACGAACTTATCATCGGTTATCTCAATTTATGCCCAGTACCTTCGC
The sequence above is drawn from the Leptospira sp. WS4.C2 genome and encodes:
- a CDS encoding NYN domain-containing protein; its protein translation is MPVNERILIDGMNLMYKFPDLAFCLGEYRLQDAREGLLAHLKRFYAEKKHSKILVFFDGKKDLTSECYSEDWGEFSVHYSHEKKADELIIGYLNLCPVPSQCLVITSDKEIISFARRLRTKRMTSEEFYADWVKREAEEDETEFNHLKEGLTPSSETDYWERQFLP